A genomic window from Planctomycetota bacterium includes:
- a CDS encoding MoxR family ATPase, whose protein sequence is MAIEPRDLERVAALRRAVESVIFGKPQTVKLAVAALLARGHILIEDAPGTGKTALARALARAVAGSFRRIQFTPDLLPSDVTGVSVFDPDRKEFVFKPGPVFAHLVLADEINRATPRTQAALLEAMNENSVSVDGVTHPLPSPFMVLATQNPLEFTGTYPLPESQLDRFLMVLRMGYPSLEEERRILESRAAGDPVETLAPVAAAEEVEALCRKVPEVRLENALADYLLEVVRRTRSDKALLAGASPRGSLHLARAVRAYALVEGRDYAVPDDVKAVAPAVLSHRVVERRSRGSQDGSFGAAHVVQRILQEVPVPP, encoded by the coding sequence ATGGCCATCGAACCCCGGGACCTCGAGCGCGTCGCCGCGCTCCGCCGCGCCGTCGAAAGCGTCATCTTCGGGAAGCCCCAGACCGTCAAGCTCGCCGTCGCCGCGCTCCTGGCCCGCGGCCATATTCTGATCGAAGACGCCCCGGGCACCGGAAAAACCGCCCTCGCGCGGGCGCTCGCCCGCGCCGTCGCGGGCTCCTTCCGGCGCATTCAGTTCACCCCCGATCTCCTGCCCTCCGACGTCACGGGCGTTTCCGTCTTCGATCCCGACCGCAAGGAATTCGTCTTCAAGCCGGGCCCCGTCTTCGCCCACCTGGTCCTGGCGGACGAGATCAACCGCGCCACGCCGCGCACCCAGGCGGCCCTGCTCGAAGCCATGAACGAGAACTCCGTCAGCGTCGACGGCGTCACCCATCCCCTGCCGTCCCCTTTCATGGTCCTGGCCACCCAGAATCCCCTGGAATTCACGGGCACCTACCCTCTGCCGGAGTCGCAACTCGACCGCTTCCTCATGGTGCTGCGCATGGGATACCCCTCCCTCGAGGAAGAGCGCCGGATCCTCGAATCGCGCGCCGCCGGGGATCCCGTCGAAACCCTCGCCCCCGTCGCCGCCGCCGAAGAGGTCGAAGCCCTCTGCCGCAAAGTCCCCGAAGTCCGCCTCGAAAACGCCCTGGCCGACTATCTCCTCGAAGTCGTGCGCCGCACCCGTTCGGACAAGGCTCTGCTGGCGGGAGCCAGCCCGCGGGGATCCCTCCACCTGGCCCGGGCCGTCCGAGCCTACGCCCTCGTCGAAGGACGCGACTACGCCGTGCCCGACGACGTCAAGGCCGTGGCCCCCGCCGTGCTGTCCCACCGCGTCGTCGAGCGCCGCTCCCGGGGCTCCCAGGACGGCTCCTTC